The genomic interval TATATATGTGTTTAGCTCTCAATCTATAATCTGCTTTCTCTTACTGGCTGCCAAGACAGaggatcttttttttctcatctttaagGCAGTATCACTGTTGGCCAAACCACTCATAACCtaattgaaatggaaaaatattttcccaccTCTGGAAAACCAGGAAGTTTTGAGTCCGGTGTCACAATCTCACATGAATACTAGGCCCTTTTTTGCTTGGCTTCTGGATTTCTCTTTATGAGatgtgagctctgtgtgctttGCTTTCTTGTCAATCTGTTTGTCCATGCAGACAACACTGAATATCTGCAGATGCTTCAGAATCACTGTCTGCTGAAGCAGGGCCTTGCTCCCACCCAGCCATTTCaacacaggcagtgccagctcagcagggaagAAGGTGACTTGGACTTATTGACAACCACAGTCTCATCTTCCTTATCTAGCTCAGAGTAGAGCAGGAAAATGCATAACAGTGTCTTCCTTTAGCTTACAAGAAGGGCTTGGGTGTTCTCTCACCTCAGAATTGCCTTGGAAATACAGGAGAACAAACATTGTCAGAGTAGACTGTACCTGAACAGAGGTGAAGAAACGTGTTCATTGTCATTTCATGCATTGaaggaaaaatccagaaatacTAAAACACTTATTGGAAGGTCAAGTCAAAAAGAAACCTTAGGAAAAGACATTGAAATTCGCCTTTTCATTGCTGTTCTGAGTCCTAATGCTTATTGAAGGGAATGGAAGCCTGTCACCACATgaaattctgtgtttgtgttAGAACATTTGAATTCCCatgttttcccttcctcctctgaaATGTACTGAGCCTGTTCCCCTAGAGGACGGCCACTCCATCTAGAATATTTGGTCGTTTGAATGATGTCTGTCATGCATGGAATGCTCCGAAAGCCTCCCTCACACTGTGATGTTCTGAAGTTATGCAGTTTAATATTGTAAGTAGGTATAACTCTCAGGTTAGAAACGGGAAAAGGGTTAGAATGAAATGATGAGAGCACTGACTGCTTTAAAGGACACAGAATACTTTGTAGTCAagtttttcctgggaaagccCGACAAGACTTTTCAAAATTCTGCGAGTTACATTCTCACTGTGTCCCTTGAATGCAGCAAGGTTGGGTGGGTACAGAGCCTGAGTGGGGAGATTCAGTGATCATTGGAATGTCCATGCCGTCACCAATCACCCTATCTCTATGGTGTTTCTCCTGCCGGACACTGCGGCTTGTTCATTATGGGCTCAGCCTCGTCTTTGGGCTGCCCTGGTTGAGGCCGCGTTCCGTTGCCGGCCCCGGCTGTCTCGCTGCCTTCGGGATCGCGGCCGGGCCGAGCGGCAGCGCGGgctgcgggcggcggcggctgcagTCCCAGCGCGCACCGCTGGGTGGTGCCGTCGGCCAAGGCGGCGCCGAGCGGCTGCGGCAGCGGAGGCGGCCGGGGCCGGAGCGGCACAGCCCGAGCAAGCTCAGACCAGAACCAgaccagccctgcccagctcagctcagtaCAGCTCagtccagcccagcacagccggGCGGAGGTGGCAGCGTCTGCGGCAGCGAGCGCTGCCCCGTGTCATCCGCTGCCGGCACACCCCGGCTGCGTTCCGGAGCGCCGACCGGAATCTGAGAGAGCGAGGGAAGGCGCCCGTCCCGCACTTCGCCGCTCTCCGCCCGCAATCGCCCGGGACACCCGCCGCGACACCGACACCGACAGCGACaccggccgccgccgccgccgccgcgccatGGCGCTCGCAAGGCAAgtgctttgtgtgtgtgctttgctGGGGCTGCCGCTCGCTCGCGCCGAGCCCATCCGCTACTCCGTAGCCGAGGAGGCGGAAAGCGGCTCCCTGGTAGGCGAGCTGGCCGAGGACGCGGGGCTGACGCCGGCGCAGCTCTCGGCTCGCCGCGCCCGCCTGGTCTCGGAGGACGGCCGCCAGCATTTTCGCTTGGAGCGCGCCTCCGGCCGCCTCGTCGTGGCGGGGAGGCTGGACCGGGAGCAGCTGTGCGCCCAGTCCGACACCTGCATGCTCCCCTTCGAGCTGCTGCTCTCCGACCCCCTGCAGTTCTTTCGGGTCGAGGTAGATCTGGAGGATATCAATGACCATTCTCCCGTATTTCCTAATGGTGGAGTGACTTTTAAGATCCTGGAGACAAGCGAGCCTGGGTCTCGTTTCCCACTGGATGTTGCTCAGGACGTAGATATAGGCAGCAACACAGTTCAGGGCTACAACATTTCTCCCCAGAACGAGTACTTTACTGTGTCCTATGGGACAAGAATTTCAGGCCAGAAGTATCTTGAATTGGTCTTGGAAAAGCCACTAgacagagaggagcaggcagagatggGTTTCAGTGTTATCGCCGTGGATGGAGGCTCTCCTCCCAGAAGTGGGGCCACTGAAGTGAAAATCGTCATTATAGATGTAAATGACAATGCTCCCATATTCACAAAAGAGGTGTACATTGCGAAGATTTTAGAAAACACTCCAGAAGGCTCTGTGGTGCTGACTGTATTGGCAACTGATCAGGATGCAGGAGTTAATGGGGACACCTTCTATGAAATCAGCCAGGCAGTGGGCGAGAGCAAATCTGCATTTGTGATTGATCCAATAACTGGTGAAATTAAACTCACAAAAACTCTGGACTTTGAGGCAGCACAAATGCATGAGCTCAGTGTAACGGCCACAGATGGTGGTGGCCTTTCAGCAATCTGCAAGGTGTTGGTGGAGGTGGTGGATGTGAATGACAATGCCCCAGAGCTGGTGGTCAGTTCCTTCAGCAGTCCCCTCCCCGAGAACACAGTGCCCGGCACGGTGGTTGCCCTGTTTACAGTCAGGGACCGGGATTCTGGTGCCAACGGGAAGatctcctgtgctctgcaggatcAGCTCTTCTTCTCCCTGCGGCCAGCCTACAAGAATTACTATGAGCTGGTGACAGTGAGCGCGCTGGACCGCGAGGAGACGCCTCAGCACATCCTCAGTGTGACGGCAGCAGATGCGGGCTCGCCTCCTCTCACCGCCACGCACACCTTCACCGTGGACATCTCCGACGTCAATGACAA from Zonotrichia leucophrys gambelii isolate GWCS_2022_RI chromosome 13, RI_Zleu_2.0, whole genome shotgun sequence carries:
- the LOC135453749 gene encoding protocadherin beta-15-like codes for the protein MALARQVLCVCALLGLPLARAEPIRYSVAEEAESGSLVGELAEDAGLTPAQLSARRARLVSEDGRQHFRLERASGRLVVAGRLDREQLCAQSDTCMLPFELLLSDPLQFFRVEVDLEDINDHSPVFPNGGVTFKILETSEPGSRFPLDVAQDVDIGSNTVQGYNISPQNEYFTVSYGTRISGQKYLELVLEKPLDREEQAEMGFSVIAVDGGSPPRSGATEVKIVIIDVNDNAPIFTKEVYIAKILENTPEGSVVLTVLATDQDAGVNGDTFYEISQAVGESKSAFVIDPITGEIKLTKTLDFEAAQMHELSVTATDGGGLSAICKVLVEVVDVNDNAPELVVSSFSSPLPENTVPGTVVALFTVRDRDSGANGKISCALQDQLFFSLRPAYKNYYELVTVSALDREETPQHILSVTAADAGSPPLTATHTFTVDISDVNDNAPVFNQTSYTMYVRENNVATVFVGAVSAADADVGLNAKVTYSLAAEQGPERAWCSCISVNSEKGHVFVLRPLDYERLRQTEVTVSASDSGSPPLRANVTVRLVVLDENDNAPLVLYPAQESGPASSDLVPVSAEAGYLISKVVAVDADSGQNSWLSYHLLRATDPGLFAVGLQSGEVRLRRPVTERDSVKQKLVVLVRDNGKPPLSATAALSALLLKDFSDVRLPHSSPASEDQAAASLTTYLIIALVFVSLLFLISTAVLLARKVCRRKELKAGHVLYAADTLQSGLADAAAAGTLPRAYCYEISLTTGSGNSEFRFLKPILPSLPPQHCAVGQGSDEEQDFPGVPVSSEDMAPDNAGALSAGQFNALSFD